In a genomic window of Fibrobacter sp.:
- a CDS encoding translocation protein TolB — MKYVAKAFKFSTLAASIAFWILFLLPTMSSAAIDTIAVDVGISVFKTMPIGIVPFTEPKGNIEWIEEKPHQILTRDANLSGRFEVVASDKFNLALFSRNHVKHYVTGQVSKQDGKLRVDCFLYIAQTKDILLGESYVVPQQELRKVMHKFFDLVIKRLWGERGVASTKLAYVSKMDGIKQVVVSDYDGYHRSQITRDSSISMMPVWMKGNSGLVYVNFKTNRPRLYLKKFGGAEQPLFTHLDQTYSPAVNPVTGELLFSSTVDGKTDLYIGNMTTGRAKKFAYLKSNQTSPAWSPYATEVLFTSDRGGGPQIFVMGKDGSDMRRVTFMGRYNERASWSPEGDRIAYTSMDNGKMNIYTCALDGSDIVQLTNNAGNNEHPTWSPDGKLIAFSSNRSGTYQIYIMRKDGSNVTRITTSGENTSPTWSFFYDDLD, encoded by the coding sequence ATGAAGTACGTAGCTAAAGCATTCAAGTTTTCCACATTGGCAGCGTCGATTGCCTTTTGGATTCTGTTCTTGTTGCCGACCATGAGCTCTGCTGCCATCGATACGATTGCAGTGGACGTGGGTATTTCTGTTTTCAAGACTATGCCTATTGGCATTGTGCCCTTTACCGAACCTAAGGGAAATATTGAATGGATCGAAGAAAAGCCTCACCAGATCCTGACTCGTGATGCTAATCTTTCCGGTCGTTTCGAAGTGGTGGCTTCCGATAAGTTCAACTTGGCCTTGTTCAGCCGCAATCATGTGAAGCACTACGTGACTGGTCAGGTTTCCAAGCAGGATGGCAAGCTCCGTGTGGATTGCTTCTTGTACATTGCCCAGACTAAGGACATTCTGCTTGGCGAATCCTATGTGGTTCCTCAGCAGGAATTGCGTAAAGTTATGCACAAGTTCTTTGACTTGGTGATCAAGCGCCTGTGGGGCGAACGTGGCGTGGCATCTACAAAGCTGGCCTACGTTTCCAAGATGGATGGAATCAAGCAGGTTGTGGTTTCCGACTACGATGGTTATCACCGTTCCCAGATTACCCGCGATTCCAGCATCAGTATGATGCCTGTGTGGATGAAGGGCAATTCTGGCCTTGTGTACGTAAACTTCAAGACCAATCGTCCTCGCCTTTACTTGAAGAAGTTTGGTGGTGCGGAACAGCCGTTGTTCACCCATTTGGATCAGACTTACAGTCCGGCGGTAAACCCGGTGACTGGCGAATTGCTTTTCTCCTCTACGGTGGATGGCAAGACGGATTTGTATATCGGCAATATGACTACGGGTAGGGCAAAGAAGTTTGCTTACCTGAAGTCCAACCAGACGAGTCCCGCCTGGAGCCCCTATGCTACTGAAGTGCTGTTTACCAGCGATCGTGGCGGTGGCCCCCAGATTTTCGTGATGGGCAAGGACGGTAGCGATATGCGTCGTGTGACTTTCATGGGTCGCTATAATGAACGTGCCAGCTGGTCTCCTGAAGGTGACCGCATTGCCTATACCTCTATGGATAACGGCAAGATGAATATTTATACCTGCGCTCTGGATGGTTCTGATATTGTTCAGTTGACCAACAACGCAGGCAATAACGAACATCCCACTTGGTCTCCGGATGGCAAGTTGATTGCCTTCTCTAGCAACCGTAGCGGAACATATCAGATTTACATTATGAGAAAGGACGGATCCAACGTAACCCGCATTACGACTTCCGGCGAAAATACTTCGCCCACTTGGTCCTTCTTCTATGACGATTTAGACTAA
- a CDS encoding OmpA family protein — protein MKNLLKFALVASVAGIMLSACSSPKPKTAPSAKKARPAPAAVQQEEAAAPAAEQPVVNADSLAAEQARQEAERLEAERARLEALINQIMSEDVYFDFDRSELTEKAKELLAQVAELLMKETRFSITIEGHTDARGTEDYNFTLGAKRAMKVKEFLAAYGIEGKRMESVSYGKEAPKAEGESEEAYSQNRRANFRVNVRD, from the coding sequence ATGAAGAACCTCTTGAAGTTCGCTCTCGTAGCAAGTGTCGCTGGCATCATGTTGTCGGCATGCTCCTCCCCCAAGCCGAAGACTGCTCCTTCTGCAAAGAAGGCTCGTCCCGCTCCTGCCGCTGTCCAGCAGGAAGAAGCTGCTGCTCCCGCTGCAGAACAGCCGGTGGTGAATGCAGACTCCTTGGCTGCAGAACAGGCTCGTCAGGAAGCTGAACGCTTGGAAGCAGAACGTGCTCGCTTGGAAGCTCTCATTAACCAGATCATGAGCGAAGATGTCTACTTCGACTTCGACCGTTCTGAACTGACCGAAAAGGCTAAGGAACTCTTGGCTCAGGTTGCTGAACTCCTGATGAAGGAAACTCGTTTCTCCATCACCATCGAAGGCCACACCGATGCTCGCGGTACCGAAGACTACAACTTCACCTTGGGTGCAAAGCGTGCTATGAAGGTTAAGGAATTCCTGGCTGCCTACGGTATCGAAGGCAAACGCATGGAATCCGTAAGCTACGGTAAGGAAGCTCCGAAGGCAGAAGGCGAATCTGAAGAAGCTTACTCTCAGAACCGTCGTGCAAACTTCCGCGTGAACGTTCGCGACTAA
- a CDS encoding tetratricopeptide repeat protein codes for MKRLAVLGLAVLTLMGCSSMTVLRTSELKTVGRHVQKKVQETVVQKVDTAVIKLTAANDSLRAELDSTNARLKAAEFAQKRMQAEITMLARRVSDESERNDSRQEEIIYRLDLLLGKSDKILAKKVVISGAPAPISMDSLEREAEKLVEAEAMFNTARSDYHRGEYKLAYSGFKQVYETMKTGELAENSLYWMAICLIDANQIDKAKKVFARMSEAFPDGQKTCPALFKLANLYADECDIDMQKQYLQKILSNKSCEASGEFEQSAEILQELLEKNENASETCVTKEQKEATIIPAEASVKGFVADTPSAATQPAADRSAAVQPAAPVVGPAPTLTPVQPAAK; via the coding sequence ATGAAACGTTTGGCAGTACTTGGCCTTGCCGTTTTGACGTTGATGGGTTGTAGCAGCATGACTGTCTTGAGGACTAGTGAACTCAAGACTGTTGGCAGGCACGTGCAGAAGAAGGTGCAGGAAACCGTTGTGCAAAAGGTTGATACAGCAGTTATCAAGTTGACTGCCGCTAACGACTCCTTGCGTGCGGAACTCGATTCTACCAATGCCCGCTTGAAGGCTGCAGAATTTGCCCAGAAGCGTATGCAAGCTGAAATCACCATGCTTGCACGTCGTGTTTCCGACGAATCTGAACGCAACGACTCTCGTCAGGAAGAAATCATCTACCGCTTGGATTTGCTCTTGGGCAAGTCCGACAAGATTCTTGCCAAGAAGGTCGTGATTAGCGGCGCTCCTGCTCCTATTTCCATGGACAGCCTGGAACGTGAAGCTGAAAAGTTGGTGGAAGCTGAAGCCATGTTCAATACCGCCCGTTCCGATTACCATCGTGGCGAATACAAGTTGGCATACTCTGGTTTCAAGCAGGTCTATGAAACCATGAAGACTGGCGAACTTGCTGAAAATTCCCTGTACTGGATGGCCATCTGCCTGATCGATGCAAATCAAATCGATAAGGCCAAGAAGGTCTTTGCCCGTATGTCGGAAGCTTTCCCCGACGGTCAGAAGACTTGCCCGGCCTTGTTCAAACTTGCAAATCTTTATGCCGATGAATGCGATATCGATATGCAGAAGCAGTATTTGCAGAAGATCCTTTCCAACAAGAGTTGCGAGGCTTCTGGCGAATTTGAACAGTCTGCAGAAATCCTTCAGGAATTGCTGGAAAAGAATGAAAACGCCTCTGAAACTTGCGTGACCAAGGAACAGAAGGAAGCAACGATTATTCCGGCAGAAGCATCTGTGAAAGGCTTTGTAGCGGATACCCCTTCCGCCGCTACTCAGCCTGCCGCTGACCGATCTGCTGCAGTTCAGCCCGCCGCACCCGTGGTTGGTCCTGCTCCGACACTGACTCCGGTTCAGCCTGCTGCAAAGTAA
- the murA gene encoding UDP-N-acetylglucosamine 1-carboxyvinyltransferase codes for MYQFIVPQVKKPLDGDVEISGAKNAVLAVMAAALLADGVSEITNVPHLKDMKTMSDVLRVIGCRISGDSHVLKIDTRGADHLEAPYELVKTMRASFYVLGPLVARFGRCRVSLPGGCAWGPRPVDLHLKGLEALGAKITVTHGYVEATCEGRLPGGTFHFPISSVGATVNVLMAATLAKGTSVLQNAALEPEIDNLVDYLIGMGAKIQGRGTRTLTVQGVEALRPGNGYTIPDRIEAGSFLCGAAITRGRVKVTKIIPEHIASTLDAFREMGCKVNVGADWAEVDARGQELKPITIQTLPFPGYPTDMQAPLMATLLSIPGNSMIQDTVYNDRFKHVAELERLGANITITGNTATIKGGAPLEGAEVMGTDLRASMAMVLAALIAEGETKISRIYHLDRGYEDFEAKMATLGASVERVIIDADEP; via the coding sequence ATGTATCAGTTTATTGTTCCTCAAGTAAAAAAGCCTCTTGATGGCGATGTGGAAATTTCCGGTGCAAAGAACGCCGTGCTGGCCGTGATGGCAGCAGCCCTTTTGGCTGATGGCGTTTCCGAAATCACCAACGTACCCCACCTGAAAGATATGAAGACCATGTCCGACGTGCTTCGTGTCATTGGTTGCCGTATCAGTGGTGATTCCCATGTTTTAAAGATCGACACCCGTGGTGCAGATCATTTGGAAGCTCCTTACGAACTGGTGAAAACCATGCGCGCCAGCTTCTACGTGCTTGGTCCTCTGGTAGCTCGTTTCGGACGTTGCCGCGTTTCTCTTCCGGGCGGATGTGCCTGGGGCCCCCGTCCTGTGGACTTGCACCTGAAGGGTCTCGAAGCCTTGGGCGCCAAGATTACAGTGACCCACGGTTACGTTGAAGCAACTTGCGAAGGACGCCTCCCCGGTGGTACCTTCCACTTCCCCATTTCCAGCGTAGGCGCCACCGTCAATGTTTTGATGGCAGCAACCCTCGCCAAGGGCACCAGCGTTCTCCAGAACGCCGCACTGGAACCCGAAATTGACAACCTGGTAGACTACCTCATCGGTATGGGCGCCAAGATTCAGGGCCGCGGCACACGCACCCTTACGGTGCAGGGCGTCGAAGCCCTCCGCCCGGGCAATGGCTATACCATCCCGGACCGTATCGAAGCAGGTTCTTTCCTTTGCGGAGCCGCCATTACCCGTGGCCGCGTGAAGGTCACCAAGATCATTCCTGAACACATCGCCTCCACCCTGGACGCCTTCCGCGAAATGGGCTGCAAGGTGAATGTTGGCGCTGACTGGGCCGAAGTAGACGCCCGCGGTCAGGAACTGAAGCCTATCACCATCCAGACCCTCCCCTTCCCCGGCTATCCCACCGATATGCAGGCTCCGTTGATGGCAACCCTCTTGTCCATCCCGGGCAACAGCATGATCCAGGATACCGTCTACAACGACCGTTTCAAGCACGTCGCTGAACTGGAACGTCTGGGCGCAAACATCACCATCACCGGCAACACCGCCACCATCAAGGGCGGCGCTCCTCTTGAAGGTGCCGAAGTCATGGGTACCGACCTTCGCGCCAGCATGGCCATGGTCCTTGCCGCACTCATTGCCGAAGGCGAAACCAAGATCAGCCGCATCTATCATCTGGACCGCGGTTACGAAGATTTCGAAGCCAAGATGGCAACCTTGGGCGCATCCGTCGAACGCGTCATCATCGACGCCGACGAACCGTAA
- a CDS encoding RDD family protein translates to MTWYYIDESITDGERRKGPYSIEEIKDFVKAGEIKNETLVWHSGMEAWVRWEETSEAKDMGDSAIGNTESDAEKLSEEEQIKAALEAILAEHKAQKRYAGFIVRGAAYCVDNIILSAFGIIIMMIMGQLQLIDVDTIANAFTTYASDPSNNETATKLLDAPGMNLFIGVWGFFQAIYFVVFTAIHSSTPGKRLFHLHVEVVGQEKIGWIASALRYVASLFTQFTLLFYGLGYLIVMVDPQRRALHDWIAKTRVVYEQRPATVSKKK, encoded by the coding sequence ATGACTTGGTATTATATAGATGAATCCATCACTGATGGAGAACGCCGCAAGGGTCCCTATTCTATCGAAGAAATCAAGGACTTTGTCAAAGCCGGCGAAATCAAAAACGAAACCTTGGTTTGGCACTCCGGCATGGAAGCCTGGGTCCGCTGGGAAGAAACTTCCGAAGCAAAGGACATGGGCGATTCTGCCATTGGAAACACAGAATCTGACGCCGAAAAATTGTCCGAAGAAGAACAAATCAAGGCCGCCCTGGAAGCAATTTTAGCAGAACATAAGGCCCAGAAGCGATATGCAGGATTCATCGTTCGCGGAGCAGCCTACTGCGTAGACAACATTATTTTGTCTGCATTCGGCATCATTATCATGATGATCATGGGTCAGTTGCAGCTCATCGATGTGGACACCATCGCAAACGCATTTACAACCTACGCCAGCGACCCTTCCAATAACGAAACCGCAACAAAACTTTTGGACGCCCCCGGCATGAACTTGTTCATCGGAGTCTGGGGATTTTTCCAGGCAATCTATTTTGTGGTCTTCACCGCAATCCATTCTTCAACTCCGGGCAAGCGATTGTTCCACCTCCACGTCGAAGTTGTGGGCCAGGAAAAGATTGGTTGGATCGCAAGCGCCCTCCGCTATGTGGCAAGTTTGTTCACCCAGTTCACCTTGCTGTTCTATGGTCTCGGCTACCTGATTGTCATGGTGGACCCCCAGCGTAGAGCCTTGCACGACTGGATCGCCAAAACACGCGTCGTTTACGAACAAAGGCCTGCCACCGTTAGCAAGAAAAAGTAA
- the rapA gene encoding RNA polymerase-associated protein RapA codes for MMNFKIGQRYVSQSEPALGLGIVTEVQARIVKISFPAVNDLRLYRSDTAPVDRFVLAQGETAKSEKGVSFTIENVKEVDGIMVYEGRAGRSMKESELNAKISIARPADLFRALMENRISNSGQFQRRESAMDLSCKWISSPVRGMIGPRVSKIPHQYYLCHRACSSSTLPRLMLSDEVGLGKTIEAGMIWHALKARGRITRTLIIVPETLKHQWLIEMKRRFNHLFTLVDEGYLKGLFVADDDDKPNPFSLANDIICSIDFLIKQPALIEDLLKTNWDMTIIDEAHHLVCEDGFTSHEYLLANAVIQRSKGVLLLTGTPLQFHPESQFNRLKMLDPVRFADYNNFIKDQDAYRKLVNELNKLPTDPGQQMSWDDLNEIVPKKSIIRPWLEQESAKSMSADEWIRRIVDAVGTGSVVFRNTRKGVGGFPKRVLDEVALDPNPNYRDMVNAAAEQDLDMSTDIQENGLLCTSYSDAWPLDERYVWLKKFLKEHQNDKVLLICESIEVVLALEALLTEYMGPGAFSMFHENMTIMARDKAAANFSKENGANLLIASEIGSEGRNFQFAHHLILFDLPLDASLVEQRIGRLDRIGQNENIIIHVPYVKGSGQEVMFRWYHNGLNAFGTPMMSGGELFLKYTDELIAALAEPGPLLQHFIDDVIPQVKKDCEAMRKNIEKGRDRLLEFNSRNPEKAKEITDEIERVDAIPDLQTLVFSSLMERGLEIEKSKIPGCFIVTMGTQVEAGSVPGMPESVGGIPGSSSAGGRVVQEVGNFEEGSGGGDDDARYSDASSLTITFDRKVAMVHDEVDFVSLEHPLSQGVLDFETTLDNGAVSCNIWQNSGMRGLIMQYNFAVDFAISEEWGVSDLAGPRYLTVLVNPTGEDLSDKVPELANASFKDVAVPQGNPAVNMTLKYFSKDGLAIARRNAMTQAKEWAEQAAEAVEARAEQEYQRMNHLLMMRGKAGNNTQLQQLRKNVQEWKKIISNPQLRLDAIRLLVCR; via the coding sequence ATGATGAATTTTAAGATTGGCCAGCGCTATGTAAGTCAATCGGAACCTGCTCTGGGACTTGGTATCGTCACAGAAGTTCAGGCCCGTATTGTCAAGATTTCTTTCCCCGCGGTGAATGATCTTCGTTTATATCGTTCCGATACGGCTCCGGTAGATCGATTTGTTCTTGCTCAAGGCGAAACTGCAAAAAGTGAAAAGGGCGTTTCCTTTACCATCGAAAACGTGAAGGAAGTGGACGGTATCATGGTCTATGAAGGCCGTGCTGGTCGTTCCATGAAGGAATCTGAACTGAACGCCAAGATTTCCATTGCCCGTCCGGCAGATTTGTTCCGTGCCCTCATGGAAAACCGCATTTCCAACAGCGGCCAATTCCAGCGTCGCGAAAGCGCCATGGACTTGTCCTGCAAGTGGATTTCTTCCCCGGTCCGCGGTATGATCGGTCCCCGCGTAAGCAAGATTCCGCACCAGTATTACCTGTGCCATCGCGCTTGCTCCAGTTCTACCTTGCCTCGCTTGATGCTCTCCGACGAAGTGGGCTTGGGTAAGACTATCGAAGCAGGCATGATTTGGCATGCCCTCAAGGCTCGTGGTCGTATCACTCGCACCTTGATTATTGTTCCGGAGACTTTGAAGCACCAGTGGCTCATCGAAATGAAGCGTCGCTTCAACCACCTGTTCACCTTGGTGGACGAAGGTTACCTGAAGGGTCTTTTCGTTGCCGATGACGACGATAAGCCGAATCCGTTCTCCTTGGCCAACGACATTATTTGTTCCATTGACTTCTTGATTAAGCAGCCGGCCTTGATTGAAGACTTGCTGAAGACCAATTGGGACATGACCATTATCGATGAAGCCCACCACCTGGTGTGCGAAGATGGCTTTACCAGCCACGAATACCTCTTGGCCAATGCTGTAATCCAGCGTTCCAAGGGCGTTCTTCTTTTGACTGGAACTCCGCTCCAGTTCCATCCGGAATCTCAGTTCAACCGCTTGAAGATGTTGGACCCGGTGCGCTTTGCGGATTACAATAACTTTATCAAGGATCAGGACGCTTACCGCAAGTTGGTGAACGAGTTGAACAAGCTGCCGACAGACCCTGGCCAGCAGATGAGCTGGGATGACTTGAATGAAATCGTTCCCAAGAAGTCCATCATCCGCCCGTGGCTTGAACAGGAAAGTGCAAAGTCCATGTCTGCCGACGAATGGATCCGCCGCATTGTAGATGCCGTGGGTACTGGTTCCGTGGTGTTCCGTAATACCCGTAAGGGCGTGGGCGGTTTCCCTAAGCGCGTGCTGGACGAAGTTGCCCTGGACCCGAATCCCAACTACCGCGACATGGTGAACGCCGCTGCAGAACAGGACCTGGACATGTCCACGGACATTCAGGAAAACGGTTTGCTCTGCACTAGCTATTCCGATGCATGGCCTTTGGACGAACGTTACGTATGGCTCAAGAAGTTCCTGAAGGAACACCAGAACGACAAGGTCCTCTTGATTTGCGAATCCATCGAAGTGGTTCTTGCATTGGAAGCCTTGCTTACCGAATACATGGGCCCGGGCGCATTCTCCATGTTCCACGAGAACATGACTATCATGGCTCGCGACAAGGCTGCCGCAAACTTCAGTAAGGAAAACGGTGCAAACCTCTTGATCGCTTCTGAAATCGGTTCCGAAGGCCGTAACTTCCAGTTTGCCCATCATTTGATTTTGTTCGACCTGCCGCTGGATGCTTCCTTGGTGGAACAGCGTATTGGTCGTTTGGACCGTATCGGTCAGAACGAAAACATCATCATCCACGTGCCTTATGTAAAGGGCTCCGGTCAGGAAGTGATGTTCCGCTGGTATCATAACGGCTTGAACGCTTTCGGTACTCCCATGATGAGCGGTGGCGAACTGTTCCTCAAGTATACCGATGAACTTATTGCCGCCTTGGCAGAACCTGGCCCGCTGCTGCAGCACTTCATCGATGATGTGATTCCGCAGGTCAAAAAGGACTGCGAAGCCATGCGCAAGAATATTGAAAAGGGCCGTGACCGCTTGCTGGAATTCAATTCCCGCAATCCCGAGAAGGCTAAGGAAATCACCGACGAAATTGAACGCGTCGATGCTATTCCTGACTTGCAGACCTTGGTGTTCTCTTCCTTGATGGAACGTGGTCTTGAAATTGAAAAGAGCAAGATCCCGGGTTGCTTCATTGTGACCATGGGTACCCAGGTGGAAGCTGGTTCTGTGCCGGGCATGCCCGAATCTGTGGGCGGTATTCCGGGTAGCAGTAGCGCTGGTGGCCGTGTGGTTCAGGAAGTGGGCAACTTTGAAGAAGGTTCCGGTGGTGGCGATGATGACGCTCGCTATAGCGATGCTTCCAGCCTTACCATTACCTTCGACCGTAAGGTGGCCATGGTTCATGACGAAGTGGATTTCGTCAGCTTGGAACATCCACTGTCCCAGGGTGTGCTGGACTTTGAAACCACCTTGGATAACGGCGCTGTGTCCTGCAACATTTGGCAGAACTCCGGTATGCGTGGCTTGATCATGCAGTACAATTTTGCTGTAGACTTCGCCATTTCCGAAGAATGGGGCGTGTCTGACTTGGCAGGTCCTCGTTACCTGACTGTGTTGGTGAACCCCACTGGCGAAGACTTGAGCGATAAGGTTCCTGAACTTGCAAATGCTTCCTTCAAGGATGTGGCTGTTCCTCAGGGCAATCCTGCAGTGAACATGACCTTGAAGTACTTCAGCAAGGATGGCTTGGCCATTGCTCGCCGCAATGCCATGACTCAGGCCAAGGAATGGGCTGAACAAGCTGCAGAAGCTGTGGAAGCTCGCGCAGAACAGGAATATCAACGTATGAACCACTTGCTGATGATGCGTGGCAAGGCTGGCAATAACACCCAGCTGCAGCAGCTCCGCAAGAACGTTCAGGAATGGAAGAAGATTATTTCCAACCCGCAGCTCCGTCTGGACGCAATCCGCCTTCTGGTCTGCCGTTAA
- the proB gene encoding glutamate 5-kinase has protein sequence MSELRKNILNEAHRIVVKIGSRILVDSEKGGVRTRYIQKLADSVARLMEAGKEVVIVTSGAVGTGMSQLGYKEKPTVIAEKQACAAVGQIDLMYAYREMFRWCQLSVGQILLSADDFRDRGRYKNLQNTIKAMLARKIVPIINENDSLAVAEIKVGDNDKLSSDVALFLDADLLLIFTDEDGLFDDNPKKNPNARLLRFVPEITPAVLALAGKPGEAGSAVSTGGMRSKLEAIRNVTKSGCNAFLACGMRVLPHEVVLEQAEGTLFVGSAKKLNSRQRWLSFITTPRGSVVVDEGGVKALREKHSSLLPVGVVAVKKHFDKGDLIEVLSPKGEAVARGVAKFDSETLKLVLHKKTSEIHALLGKDVADELIHKNDLVVF, from the coding sequence ATGAGTGAATTAAGAAAGAACATTTTGAACGAAGCCCACCGCATTGTGGTGAAGATTGGTTCCCGTATTCTCGTGGACTCCGAAAAGGGCGGCGTACGTACCCGTTACATCCAGAAGTTGGCAGACTCCGTTGCCCGCCTCATGGAAGCCGGCAAGGAAGTGGTGATTGTGACTTCCGGCGCTGTGGGTACCGGCATGAGTCAGCTGGGTTACAAGGAAAAGCCGACGGTCATTGCAGAAAAGCAGGCTTGCGCTGCTGTGGGCCAGATCGACTTGATGTACGCTTACCGCGAAATGTTCCGCTGGTGCCAACTTTCTGTGGGTCAGATTCTTTTGTCTGCAGATGACTTCCGTGACCGCGGCCGTTACAAGAATTTGCAGAACACCATCAAGGCTATGCTTGCCCGCAAGATTGTTCCCATCATCAATGAAAACGACTCTCTTGCTGTGGCTGAAATCAAGGTGGGCGATAACGACAAACTGAGTAGTGACGTCGCGCTCTTCTTGGATGCCGACCTGCTCTTGATCTTTACTGACGAAGATGGTCTCTTCGATGACAATCCGAAGAAGAACCCCAATGCTCGTTTGCTCCGCTTTGTTCCGGAAATTACTCCCGCAGTTCTTGCTCTTGCAGGTAAGCCTGGCGAAGCCGGCTCCGCTGTAAGTACTGGCGGTATGCGCAGTAAGCTTGAAGCGATTCGTAATGTGACTAAGAGCGGTTGCAATGCTTTCCTTGCTTGCGGTATGCGCGTGCTTCCTCACGAAGTGGTGCTGGAACAGGCTGAAGGTACGTTGTTCGTAGGCTCTGCCAAGAAGCTGAACAGCCGTCAGCGTTGGCTCAGCTTTATTACCACTCCCCGCGGAAGCGTTGTGGTGGATGAAGGTGGCGTAAAGGCATTGCGTGAAAAGCATTCCAGCTTGTTGCCTGTTGGCGTTGTTGCTGTGAAGAAGCACTTTGACAAGGGCGACTTGATCGAAGTCCTTAGCCCCAAGGGTGAAGCCGTCGCCCGCGGTGTTGCAAAGTTTGATAGCGAAACTTTGAAGCTGGTGCTTCATAAGAAAACTTCTGAAATCCACGCCTTGCTGGGCAAGGACGTGGCTGATGAACTTATTCATAAAAACGACCTGGTCGTGTTCTAG
- the scpB gene encoding SMC-Scp complex subunit ScpB — protein sequence MAEDQNLDELAEESAELPKVESQEDLARIIQALVFASPDVVTLKKLREILGDFLDARLVSDALIAANDSLNKINSPFEIVEQAGGYRFRTRAKYYPWVRKLFPDVNARRLSQAALETLAVIAYQQPITKAAIEQVRGVSSADGPIRNLLDKKFIALGARAETVGNPYTYVTTQEFMKYFGINRIPEDLPRLREFSELLEAGALVPQYAKPESIATEEPKEPEENPDQVELSMGDL from the coding sequence ATGGCAGAAGATCAGAACTTAGATGAATTGGCCGAAGAATCTGCGGAACTTCCTAAAGTTGAAAGTCAGGAAGATCTCGCCCGTATTATCCAGGCCCTGGTTTTTGCATCGCCCGATGTGGTGACCCTGAAGAAGCTCCGTGAAATTCTTGGAGACTTCTTGGATGCTCGTTTGGTGTCCGACGCTTTGATCGCTGCCAACGACTCCTTGAACAAGATCAATTCTCCGTTTGAAATTGTGGAACAGGCCGGTGGCTATCGCTTCCGTACCCGCGCCAAGTATTATCCTTGGGTCCGCAAGTTGTTCCCGGATGTTAATGCTCGTCGCTTGAGCCAGGCTGCTCTGGAAACCTTGGCTGTGATTGCTTATCAGCAGCCCATTACCAAGGCCGCCATCGAACAGGTCCGTGGCGTTTCTTCTGCAGATGGTCCCATCCGTAACTTGCTGGATAAGAAGTTTATCGCATTGGGTGCCCGCGCAGAAACTGTAGGCAACCCCTACACTTACGTGACTACACAGGAATTCATGAAGTACTTCGGAATTAACCGCATTCCCGAAGACTTGCCCCGCCTTCGCGAATTCAGTGAACTTCTGGAAGCCGGTGCTCTGGTACCTCAGTACGCCAAGCCGGAATCCATCGCCACTGAAGAGCCCAAGGAACCGGAAGAAAATCCGGATCAGGTTGAACTTTCCATGGGAGACTTGTAA